Within Malus domestica chromosome 04, GDT2T_hap1, the genomic segment CTTCCATATTATCTtatctcattttatttcaattcttaaCATTCTATTCACATCAAACACTCTTTTCATACACACCCCTctcttacctcttccaataatctttcctttaatttttttcaataatctTTCAATTGCCACATCTTCAAATGACATTCAAAATATATCTGGAGGCTTATTCATTTAGTGATaagtgacactcaaaatatgtttgaaaaccttattttaataggAAAAcgaatgaaaagggcttgacaactttgagttttaacgacaagaacaaaataaagggtaaagtgaatagtaccaagattgactttttattgttaaaatatggttttttgttaaagtgaacagtaccgggagcttttcgttaaagttctctattttaatatagtagtttaattcaattaaccaatcaaattaaagaacatgcttaaaataataaattattgagggggctAAAAAATAGCCCTCTTCAATTGGAGATGCTATAGTCTAGCActgttcaataaaaaataattttttgcagaGCTATAATCTGAACGGGGGCTAAACATAGTCCATGtaattggagatggccttagatgCTCCGTTTCTGTCTTAGTGTCTTGAGTCTGTTTTGCCAAAATCATATATTGCGCGTGCTTATAATTGTTTAGGGAATTTTTCGAAttaaattatttcttttatttttcttttgaaattagGATCTGTTAAGATCATATAGATAactttttgggaactttaacgaaaaactttcggtactgttcactttcatgaaaaaccacattttacactaaaaagtcaatcctggtactattcattttaccttttattttgtccttatcgttaaaactcaaagttttcaagcccttttcattagttctCCTTAACTTTTAGGATTGTACTTGAGTATTCTTATTATAAATCAATATTaaactttgagttttttttttcaatttttgctgAATTCGTACTAATGGATCTAGCTCAAAGTAATCGTTCGATTTCCCTATTCAATTTATCAAGTTGCGTCAATCTTTCTTATTACAGTGTGTTAGAACTAGAGCTTCCAATTAGAATCAATATCAGTAATAGGtgaagataaacttacatacaTAATGTTGTTATATTGTATTATTAACACAAAATGTCACAATTTAGATATATTCATATTATAAACATTTCTCCACAAAAGAATGGGGAGAGCTTCAAGCAGATAAGGTGTTTATAATGGAAGAAGATTCTCTCCCCTTCTaatttttctctcatttctttcccttttaCTTAAACGGTTATTATTAAGTTACGTCAACacctatattaatttttttgtaaagaaaacaaggtaaaaataaaatgtaagaaaagtggaggaaatgaaatgaaaatagaAAGATAGAGAATTATACATGAACGTGGTGAAAGCTGACACTGTACGAGCTGAAGACTGAACTTGGGCAGTGCAGAGCCTTAACTGTGGTTTGAGTAAGGTCCAAAAAGTCAAAAAGCCCCTTCCTTGCACCACGACATACCAACTTCCTTACCTACCAACCTTTCCATAATACTGCATAAACCTAGACTAATGGTCCGATTAGCTAGTGCCATGTCATCAATCATTAGACTAAACTAAACTCTACCTAATCTAGTATATCTAGCGGTTTGACAAATTGACGTTGTAAACATGTTGTATATGGAGCACAATTTTACACATCATGGTTAATCATTATCCATATATAAGACTTTTTGGCACCTGGTTGATTTGTGAGCTGGATGACAAGCggaaagtttttttgtttttccctttttatAAAAAAGAGAAACTGATGGCAAGCCACGGTTATCAACTATTTTTTGATTCGGATAGGCTATGAGGAATTTCACCCTACTTGTAACTACAGTCAAACAAACTCACCAGCTCATAATATCAAACATGGGAcctcccatatttttttttattagaaagtCGTAGTCCACGCTCTTACCAATGGACCACTTTCTGTTTTGGAGTCCAAAGGTTTTGTTTACAAGTGGGAagtattctttttttcttttggggtccAAAGGTTTTGTCTCCAAATGCCTAAATTTGCTCAATCTCTTCATAATATTCTAAAGGGTAGTTCTATTCACcgcttatttttatttttcacataatttttcaattttcaactgtcaaataaaatgaattgaaaataaattaataacaaaaaattaacaaggatgtGTGGCAGGTAAAAAATAGGTGTATGAATAGCACTATCTTATTCTAAAATTTGCTTCCATTAATGAAATACAAATCTCTTTGATAAAGGgggaaaaaatttaaaaaaaaatgacactAATTAACCATTCAAAAGTGTTGTTGGAGTGGTACATGGGTAATAATGGAGAAAATATTACATTTGTAACAACATTATGATCATATAACATGCCAATATGGTATTATAAAATTGTCTAAATTTTAATACATGTGCAATCATAATACTAAACTCGATCGTAGACGCTTTAAGCTCAAAACACTAAACTTAACTATAACACTCTAAACTCAACGCGTATAATAATTTGACTAAATTTGGCACAAAACGCATCTCTCTACATTCACATTTATTTTTGGTACTAGCTAGCTTTTAGGATTTATGTTTATAGTCAACCAACATCTGTCTCCTATTGTAATTAAGATTTGTGTTTATATTCATTACAAAGTGAACTATAATTCATGTATTTATattgataaaaaataattagtGTATTCCAAACAGATTTACTTTTCCAACAGCATTAATCTCCAACCATCGCCAGTAATGCTGGAAAAAGCTTCTGGGAGACCGTTTCCTCGAGAGCGGTTGGATTCCATTGCagtgatctctctctctctctctctctctctctctctcgctctctctctctctctcagtttctttttctttttaccgATAATACTAAaaagattctctctctctctctctctctctccctccctccctctctctctcagtttctttttctttttaaagaaaactaatgaaaaggacttgaaaactttgagttttaatgataaagacaaaataaagggtaaggtgaatagtaccaatattgactttttagtgtaaaaatgtgatttttcgttaaagtgaacagtaccggatgcttttcattaaaattccctTCTTTTTACCGATAATACTAAAAAGattaaatttatagataaataaaaattaataattaaattattatttaaatattaatttagtttacaaattttattaataaatttagtcTCCCAAAAATTATCCGAGATGAAAATCCCAAAAGTCTAACATCAATTATTATAAAAGAACACTGAAATGACACTAATGTGGATACAGTTAGGAGTGTGGGAGAAGAAGCAAGTGGTCATCTTCTCCACTCACACACATTCACTACGGTGTATTACAACTCAATTACTGTTTGTTATCTTCTCAAATTAATCACGCAACTCCATAACCAGAACCCTAACTACATACATTCTTGTACCAAATTGGTATAAAATTCCCAGCAAAATATCAAAAACCCTCCAGACATTTCCTCAAAAAATGATCCCCCGAACCTGCattgtccttctctttcttctcacCTCATTTTATCCTCTTGCCTCAGCATTCGTCAACCTCACTCTCCCTGGTCAGCATCCCAACCCAGATGAAGTTGTTCTACAAGTTAATAGGTACATAACCTCATTTACTTCCTCTgtttttcttctgtttcttaCCATTTTCCTAGATCTGAGTAACGAAtttgcactttttttttgtgtgtgttttcaGGATGGTTAATGCTTCATTAGCAAGAAGGCATATGCTGCAAACAACCCAGAAAGACCAGCTGTTTTCTGCATGCTTAACTGGTAACCCGATAGACGACTGCTGGAAATGTGATCCAGATTGGCCAAACAACAGGCAAAGCCTGGCAGATTGTGCAATAGGGTTTGGCCAATATGCTCATGGAGGCAAAGGTGGTGAGTATTACATTGTGACGGACTCTTCGGATGACGATGCCGTGACTCCGAGGCCAGGCACTCTCAGATACGCTGTGATTCAGACTGAGCCACTCTGGATTGTGTTCCCTGGCAACATGCTCATCAAGCTCTCCCAAGAACTCATATTCAACAGCTACAAAACCCTCGATGGCCGCGGAGCCAATGTCCACATTGTGGGTGGTGGATGCATCACTCTGCAGTACATAAGCAATGTCATCATCCACAATGTGCATATCCACCATTGTCATCAGTCAGGTACTGgagtttttcaattttgtttttcatgaATATTTATTTGCCATAGTTAATGTGCCACCAATATTTTGTCCCGTGTGCAAGGAAAACTCGATTTACCTCTGTGTTGTTATGTCTCATATTACCTAATAGACATgctattaaaaaaacaaaaaaaatacacatgCTATTaattgcacttttttttttttttttttttacaaacgataATATCTACTCTAGGGGGTTGGTGGTATGCTAAGCCTTATAATGGTTAATaacaatgtggttcaaattcacatttagagaaaatcaaacctaagatttctcacttataaatgaaaaagaataccactaaaccgtaaTATTAATTGCACGTATTTTAAATTTTCCAATATGTGTCTCGGTTTATTTGATACATACACACTTTACCTAGTATGCGTGGTTTGCTGATACTTACAAGTATTTTAGTTTTCCAACTACGAATCCGGAGTTATTTGGTATATACCATTTTTGTAATACATATGTCTTCTTGTTGTTGATAattgtatatatttgtgttcaCCTAATATTTATTTGGATTTACATAAATCAAGATTAGTTTTTTTTACTTTAGGATCTATGTTTACCTCATTCATGTTAGAGCAATGTTATTCActcaccccattttactttccacacatatttgttaatttttgtctattGATATTTTTCTATTCACACGATCCGACAACAAAACATTATAAGGTGTGCAACAGGTAAAATAAGTGTATGGATAACACCCTTCATGTTATAATACATGATGTTTACGAATGATCGTATTCAGAAAGTTGGGCCCAAATTTTAATTTGTCTAGTCCCTCAAATTTTAGTAATTTGTTTGTGTGTGCAGGTCAGGCTAATGTGCGTTCAAGCCCTACTCACTATGGCTTTCGCACAGAATCAGACGGTGATGGGATCTCCATCTTTGGATCCAAAGACATATGGATAGACCATTGTAGCCTATCACACTGCAAGGATGGACTGATAGATGCAGTGATGGGGTCCACAGGAATaacaatatcaaacaattatttTTCTCATCACAATGAAGTCATGCTGCTGGGCCACAGCGATGACTACTTGCCTGACTCCGGCATGCAAGTCACCATAGCCTTCAATCACTTTGGAGAAAAGTTGGTGCAGAGAATGCCTAGGTTAGTCATACTATTATGCATCAAACATTGTACGCTATACATTAATTTTAAAGCGGCTCAAATCCAACCGTTaagtttcttttgattttttatgTAATTGTGAAATTCAATAATGTATGTTATATATTGACGTTCCCTAGAATTCTCGTAGGTGTAGAAGGGGTTACATCCACGTGGTCAACAATGACTTCACTCAATGGGAAATGTACGCCATCGGAGGCAGTGGAAACCCTACAATTAACAGCCAGGGAAATCGCTACACTGCTCCATCAGACCGTAATGCCAAGGAGGTGACAAAGCGTGTGGAGACGGCGGAAGGGAAGTGGAGGGACTGGAACTGGAGATCGGAGGGGGACATAATGGTAAATGGAGCATTTTTTGTGGCATCTGGAGAGGGAATGGAGCTTAAGTATGAGAAGGCCTACAGTGTGGAACCCAAGTCTGCTGTGCTTATTGACCAACTCATCATGCATGCTGGTGCCCTTGGTGTTGGTGGCAGGTCTCTTGCTTTTTCTTTGTTGCTCTTTTTCTTTCCCTCtgcacttttttttcttctttttactcCCTTTTACTTTTCCTAATTGGCTATGAACTCACTTTACTGTTCAGTAATTTCCACTAGTTCATGCCAAATTTACGGTGCATGGGTTGATTTCAGGCTCAAATTACGTAAGTTAGATTTACTTGGTTTGAGGTTGGGGTCATCCTAGGACTTCTAGCATTTTGGTTTCACTTTCTTTGATATTCAAAATGATCCCAATTTGTCCACAATTGAAATGACTCTTAATCCATCTAGGATATGTGAAGAGTGAGATAGATTTAATTCCCACTCATTTTTTACTTTCAGcacgatttttattttttatttttatttttcaatctaAGATTATGGTTAGGAGAAGAGAAAAACGAGAGAGACGAGTACAAGAGGTAAAAAAAATGTGCAAAAACTGATTCTCCTATATACCTTTAAATTACCAAAAACGTTTTTGGTAGTCttccgttaaaataaacaaaaatgctATTTGGATGTTCAAAGATTCGTTATTACCATTTACTGGTAggctttttttatattttatttttaaagaactCATACATGAATATGCAAGAACCATCTGAGATTCATAATAGAGCACTCCGAAATACACAGTAAATTCTCACTTTTTTAAGCCTggctttaattgatttaactCTATTTAACTTGAAGGATTGACTGAACACATTTGTTCATCACGTTAACTTATAAATAGTGGTGCTTTCTTGGTTTGAAATGGTAAAACCTGTACGATACTATACTCTGACAATGCCTAATGCACTTTTGTATGAGCAGGGACAACAACCTGGGGAAGTGGAGCTCGGACGGCGACGGAAATGGTTTAGGCTCTGGTCCAGACTATACGGATGACATGTCGGGAAGCAGCAGCATTCTACTGCCGCCACTTCCATCCACCTGCACTGTCTTCTCCTTTTTCATCTCATTGTCATTCTTGCTAGTTTTGTATGTTATAACTTATCCCAGACGACATGCATTTATAATATGAGAAAATATTCAATGATTTTAATCTCCTTTATTTATATCAGCAGTGTCTGCGCGAAGCATATTTGGTATCCAAGaccaagagaaaagaaaaaatcataaAAGCAATAGAATATGTTGCCTTTTACTTTACTTGGCGTAATTCTGAATATAGTTTATTAACTCACTTTGATTTAGGATGAGATGTCTTCTGAAAATGGATAACGGGTGATGCAGTTCCCATCTAGTTTCCAAATCATTTTTATGTTGCAGTTGAACAACTTTGTGTCTTGTGTCTGTGTTAGTGGTTTTCTGCTTTATATCCATCCAGTCGAGGTTACCAACTTAGTGTTAGGCATGGCTGGGTGGATAGAACTAGAAGGCAATGATGTGTTAGGTTTTGATGCCAAATATGTTGTTCAACGGACTAGTGTATCAATGTTGTCTCTAACTTAACTGTCCAAGTTTAACATGTCTCGACTCCAGTAgtgaacatacatatatatgtaggGTTTTCTTTAAAACGTCTTAGTTTTGTATATATTAACAGTAGACTGTTTACTTGCGTGTTGTAAATTGTTGTGATACTTTTTCGACAAGAGaatatttctttaattttcatATTCACAACTTGTATCGAGCCACACTACACAACCGCAATATAAAATAGTGAACCATTAGTATTTAAAACATGAATTAGAACTAAGGTTGTGATCCCTTTCTCCTTATATATAATCCTGCATATATATGTGACGTCTACTGAAGCTCAAGTTCAGTTGATGTAGCGCATCTTTCCAGCTGCCAACCTCATATATAATCTGAGTTGCCACATGGATAATGTTATCTTCTGCTTTTGCTTACGCTCGACCAACTCTTTTCCTCATCCAGATTACAAGTAGAGCTAGGTTGTCcgattaatttttgttttatgttaCATATGGTCACACCAACAATGCAATAGCAATAGTAAGAAAAGTAGGAGGCTCGAACTATATATTATTATCCATTTATTATAGATAAAAAGTAGGAGTCTTGATGGTTGGTGGTGTGCCACAAGCTTTTTTTGACCAATTGATAGGTTTAAGTTGGGGTATAGGTTTAGCCACTTCCGTTGAAATATAGAATGTGTAACACTAGTCAAGGTGCTGCGTATGTATTCAATGAATACTTGTTTCATTATATGTAAGGAGTTATTTCTCTTTATATGACAATGTAACATCGTTTCACCGTATAAAtatcatatataattgatgtgACGAACAAATCGACAGGCACTAACAAATAATATCCTTAAGTAACCGTCAACTTGTTTGATTCATATGAGCGACTAAAGAGTCTATGAACTGAATAAAGTTTTTTATGGTAAAGAggaaaaatttggaatatgaaGTTTGTATGGTGAAATGATGTCACATGATTTAGATTAGAACTTTTTGTAAGGTGAAATGATGTCACATCCTCATGTAAGAAGGAATGACTCCTTAGGCACACAGTGTCTTGAAATGATAATACATATACCAATATTGCTTATTTTGCGTTCATTTGATTCATTTTCGCTACACTCTAACTACAAAATTTCTAGTTAGAGAGAAGACGAGAGAATACAATTCAAATTTAAGTCAGATGATTACACATCCAATACATGCATGCGATTAAAAATTATAGTTTGAAAAGCTTCAAGAAGCTACCTAACTGATCAAAGTAGATCCTCTCAGCGACTGTCCTATGTAGATGAGCGTACAAAAGCTATTCACCCTCGAAATTTTGTCCCATGAATTCTTGTTAAGCCATCATCAGCTGCCCTATTTTCTTCTCAGAAGATATGCCAAAACCTCACTTGCTGGAGCTGGAAAGGAAGAAATTCCATTTTTCTTAGCAACATGCATTGCAATatggtaatgctagagagaccaaatttggagactaaatttgcaaactaaatgatgtgtcaccaataagaacaagcacgtttatcaacgtgtAAGTAATAagtcaatcatcaacttccatgtcttttagttttcaaaactttgtctacaaatttggTCTAGCTAGCATTactcatttttatttcattcgATCCACATTTCACACTATTATCTGTTAATTCATGTCCCAGAGAAAACCTGGACAGTCCCATGTATCACTATCATCCGGAGTCCATTTAAGATGACATAAATCGGACTCGACACTATTACAGTCCTGATTATAGGTTGTTCCACTTTGTTCACTTGATAGCTCAGATATCCAATCTGATAACTGAGTTTCGTATGGAGAATTTGTTGCCTCAAAGTCCGATAAACCAAGATCATCAGAGCTAGTAACCTTGGTTTCGAATAAATTCTTGACTGAGACATGGTTTTGATCAAAGTCGTATTTTTCCTCATTCATATCACCTTCCTGACAGAAAATACC encodes:
- the LOC114824362 gene encoding probable pectate lyase 12, giving the protein MIPRTCIVLLFLLTSFYPLASAFVNLTLPGQHPNPDEVVLQVNRMVNASLARRHMLQTTQKDQLFSACLTGNPIDDCWKCDPDWPNNRQSLADCAIGFGQYAHGGKGGEYYIVTDSSDDDAVTPRPGTLRYAVIQTEPLWIVFPGNMLIKLSQELIFNSYKTLDGRGANVHIVGGGCITLQYISNVIIHNVHIHHCHQSGQANVRSSPTHYGFRTESDGDGISIFGSKDIWIDHCSLSHCKDGLIDAVMGSTGITISNNYFSHHNEVMLLGHSDDYLPDSGMQVTIAFNHFGEKLVQRMPRCRRGYIHVVNNDFTQWEMYAIGGSGNPTINSQGNRYTAPSDRNAKEVTKRVETAEGKWRDWNWRSEGDIMVNGAFFVASGEGMELKYEKAYSVEPKSAVLIDQLIMHAGALGVGGRDNNLGKWSSDGDGNGLGSGPDYTDDMSGSSSILLPPLPSTCTVFSFFISLSFLLVLYVITYPRRHAFII